Proteins from a single region of Sphingopyxis sp. BSN-002:
- a CDS encoding DNA methyltransferase — MSSDGLLLKQGVVMKKLSPIENAAVERRLLADLIPFDRNARTHSKRQIDQIAKSIERFGFVNPVLVDDEGRVVAGHGRIEAARRLGLTDVPVLSLGAMSDADRRAYIIADNRLAELAGWDRDLLTSELGELQSLLDDIDFECLGFDQGELDAMLALGDDDGDAADAVPEVDEAMPVVSRSGDIWMMGRHRLICGDSRDPAVFDHLMAGKKAAMVFTDPPYNVPVNGHICGLGSVKHDEFAMAAGEMSAAEFTAFLETVLGNVARASCDGSIHYVCMDWRHMRELLDSGDAVYSEFKNLIVWNKDNGGMGSFYRSKHELVFAFKNGTATHINNFGLGEKGRYRTNVWDYAGVNSLKKDRAEELAMHPTVKPVAMVADAIRDCSNRGDVILDAFSGSGTTIVAAEQTGRCGYAVEFDPKYVDVAVRRWQALTGGKAVLDGTSDTFDDSAALADL; from the coding sequence GTGAGTTCAGACGGACTGCTCCTCAAACAAGGAGTAGTCATGAAAAAGCTTTCCCCGATCGAAAACGCCGCCGTCGAACGGCGACTGCTCGCTGATCTCATACCGTTCGACCGCAACGCGCGGACCCATTCGAAACGCCAGATTGACCAGATTGCGAAGAGTATCGAGCGCTTCGGTTTCGTAAATCCGGTGCTCGTCGATGACGAGGGCCGGGTTGTTGCCGGACATGGTCGTATCGAGGCTGCGCGCCGGCTTGGCTTGACCGACGTGCCCGTATTGTCGCTCGGCGCCATGAGCGATGCCGATCGTCGTGCCTATATCATTGCCGATAACCGCCTTGCCGAACTTGCCGGGTGGGATCGCGATTTGCTCACGAGCGAGCTTGGCGAGCTGCAGTCGCTGCTTGATGATATCGACTTCGAATGTCTCGGCTTCGATCAGGGCGAGCTTGATGCAATGCTGGCGCTCGGTGATGATGATGGTGATGCGGCGGATGCTGTGCCCGAAGTCGATGAGGCCATGCCCGTCGTCTCGCGGTCGGGCGACATCTGGATGATGGGGCGCCACAGGCTGATCTGCGGCGATAGCCGTGATCCTGCTGTGTTCGATCATCTGATGGCGGGGAAGAAGGCGGCGATGGTGTTTACGGATCCGCCCTACAATGTGCCGGTGAACGGTCATATCTGCGGTCTCGGCAGCGTGAAGCATGACGAGTTCGCGATGGCGGCAGGGGAGATGTCGGCGGCGGAGTTCACCGCCTTCCTCGAAACCGTGCTCGGCAATGTCGCGCGGGCGAGCTGTGACGGCTCGATCCATTATGTCTGCATGGACTGGCGGCATATGCGCGAGCTGCTCGATTCGGGTGATGCCGTGTATTCCGAGTTCAAGAACCTCATTGTCTGGAATAAGGATAATGGTGGCATGGGAAGCTTCTATCGCTCCAAGCACGAACTCGTGTTCGCCTTCAAGAATGGCACGGCTACCCATATCAACAACTTCGGCCTCGGCGAAAAGGGGCGTTACCGCACCAATGTGTGGGACTATGCCGGCGTGAACAGTCTCAAGAAGGATCGCGCCGAGGAACTGGCGATGCATCCGACGGTAAAGCCTGTCGCAATGGTGGCTGATGCAATCCGTGACTGTTCGAACCGCGGAGACGTCATTCTCGATGCTTTCTCGGGATCAGGAACGACTATCGTTGCCGCCGAGCAGACTGGGCGCTGCGGATATGCCGTCGAGTTCGATCCCAAATATGTCGATGTTGCCGTGCGGCGCTGGCAGGCGCTGACGGGAGGCAAGGCCGTGCTCGATGGCACGAGTGATACCTTCGACGACAGTGCGGCGCTCGCCGATCTCTGA
- a CDS encoding protein-L-isoaspartate O-methyltransferase: MATKLSDIGAADMRAAMIDSQLRTNDVIDPAVVAAMGAVAREAHVPATLSGVAYMDRAIALGEGRVLNPPLVTGRLLVAAEVRPGMRVLLVGAATGYTAALLAKLGAEVHAVEEDAGLLATARATVTDTDIKWIEGPLTAGAQKAAPFDRIVIEGAIDVLPDALAKQLAEGGKLVAAWREGSVTRLVQGVKAGGTIAIRSFADMDVALLPGFAAAKGFQF, encoded by the coding sequence ATGGCAACGAAATTGAGCGATATTGGTGCGGCCGACATGCGCGCGGCGATGATCGACAGCCAGCTCCGGACGAACGACGTCATCGACCCCGCGGTCGTCGCGGCGATGGGCGCCGTTGCGCGCGAGGCGCATGTGCCGGCCACGCTGTCCGGCGTCGCCTATATGGACCGCGCGATCGCGCTCGGCGAAGGCCGTGTGCTCAATCCCCCGTTGGTCACGGGCCGATTGCTGGTGGCAGCGGAGGTTCGCCCCGGCATGCGCGTGCTGCTGGTCGGCGCCGCCACGGGCTACACCGCCGCGCTGCTCGCGAAACTTGGCGCCGAGGTTCACGCGGTGGAAGAGGACGCTGGCCTGCTTGCGACCGCGCGCGCCACGGTAACCGATACCGATATCAAATGGATCGAAGGCCCGCTGACTGCCGGCGCACAGAAAGCGGCGCCGTTCGACCGCATCGTCATCGAAGGTGCGATCGACGTGCTGCCCGACGCACTGGCGAAGCAGCTTGCCGAGGGCGGAAAGCTTGTTGCAGCATGGCGCGAGGGCAGCGTCACGCGCCTCGTCCAGGGCGTGAAGGCCGGCGGCACGATCGCGATCCGCTCCTTCGCCGACATGGACGTTGCGCTGCTGCCCGGCTTTGCCGCGGCCAAGGGCTTCCAATTCTGA
- a CDS encoding TolC family outer membrane protein has protein sequence MHDKKNKMTGRRTRWLAGMALGALVAASPAHAETLQGALAKAYENNPTLTGARAGQRANDENVPIQKARGIPSIGVQGDYTENLVKPGNSFSSPTRLITGGGQLTVPIYQGGAVRNSVKAAKFRVEAGQADLRATEASVFSQTVGAYMDVIRDIAIVQLNQKNVSVLKTNLQATSDRFEIGDLTRTDVAQSQARLALAEGDLRTAEANLIASRENYIKLVGAEPVDLQPPPVLPNLPATAEDAVAIALNSNPDIEAANQRLNASRADIGVARATRMPKLDGTVSGSYTNFLNSLSSGVPGVAVAQTQTSAAAGMTLTVPIFQGGGPSARVRQAQAQTSQAIENYVAIERDVIAQTRGAYAAWQANERIITATEQAVSANGLSLEGVRAENSVGTRSILDILNAEQEYLNTQVQLVSARRNSYVAAFSVLAAMGKAEARDLGIEGGALYDPEVNYRRVKGQIFDWADDPKPQQVATDTKAIAPATADVPAYVEAGPKQ, from the coding sequence ATGCACGACAAGAAGAACAAGATGACCGGTCGTCGTACCCGTTGGCTGGCCGGCATGGCACTCGGTGCGCTGGTCGCCGCATCGCCCGCGCACGCAGAGACGCTGCAGGGGGCGCTCGCCAAGGCGTATGAGAACAACCCGACGCTGACTGGCGCACGCGCCGGCCAGCGCGCGAACGACGAGAATGTTCCGATCCAGAAGGCGCGCGGAATTCCGTCGATCGGCGTCCAGGGCGACTATACCGAGAATCTGGTGAAGCCCGGCAACAGCTTCTCCTCGCCGACCCGTCTCATCACCGGCGGCGGCCAGCTGACGGTCCCGATCTATCAGGGCGGTGCGGTGCGCAACTCGGTCAAGGCCGCCAAATTCCGGGTCGAGGCCGGCCAGGCCGACCTCCGCGCGACCGAAGCGAGCGTGTTCTCGCAGACCGTCGGCGCCTATATGGACGTCATTCGCGATATCGCGATCGTTCAGCTCAACCAGAAGAATGTCTCGGTCCTGAAGACCAATTTGCAGGCGACGAGCGATCGGTTCGAGATCGGCGACCTGACGCGTACCGACGTGGCGCAATCGCAGGCCCGTCTGGCGCTGGCCGAGGGCGACCTGCGCACGGCCGAAGCGAATCTGATCGCGAGCCGCGAAAATTACATCAAGCTCGTCGGCGCGGAGCCGGTCGACCTGCAGCCCCCGCCGGTGCTGCCGAACCTTCCCGCCACGGCGGAAGACGCCGTCGCGATCGCGCTCAACAGCAACCCCGACATCGAGGCGGCGAACCAGCGCCTGAACGCCTCGCGGGCGGACATCGGCGTCGCACGGGCGACGCGCATGCCCAAGCTCGATGGCACGGTGAGCGGCAGCTACACGAACTTCCTGAACTCGCTGTCGAGCGGCGTCCCGGGCGTTGCGGTGGCACAGACGCAGACGAGCGCTGCGGCGGGCATGACGCTGACAGTTCCGATTTTCCAAGGCGGCGGTCCGTCGGCGCGCGTCCGCCAGGCGCAGGCGCAGACCAGCCAGGCGATCGAGAATTATGTCGCGATCGAACGCGACGTGATCGCACAGACCCGCGGCGCCTATGCCGCCTGGCAGGCGAACGAGCGAATCATCACCGCCACCGAACAGGCAGTGAGCGCCAACGGCCTCTCGCTTGAGGGCGTGCGGGCGGAAAACAGCGTCGGCACCCGCTCGATCCTCGACATCCTGAATGCCGAGCAGGAATATCTGAACACGCAGGTTCAGCTCGTCTCGGCGCGGCGCAACTCCTATGTCGCCGCCTTTTCGGTACTCGCCGCCATGGGCAAGGCCGAAGCCCGCGATCTCGGCATCGAGGGCGGCGCGCTCTATGATCCCGAGGTCAATTATCGCCGCGTGAAGGGCCAGATCTTCGACTGGGCGGACGATCCGAAACCCCAGCAGGTCGCGACCGATACCAAGGCGATTGCACCCGCGACGGCCGATGTCCCCGCCTATGTCGAAGCGGGCCCCAAACAATAA
- a CDS encoding DUF2497 domain-containing protein: MEDILSSIRRVIARDEAPGSREQRPAPASEDVLDLDEEDESHDEPAPVIPTEEELVSAASADAARQSLEALTAAVAPAVTATAPAPAAGGRTMEEVVLEALRPMLRDWLDTNLPSMVEAMVAKEISRITGKKF; the protein is encoded by the coding sequence ATGGAAGACATTTTATCGTCGATCCGGCGCGTTATCGCGCGTGACGAAGCGCCCGGCTCGCGCGAGCAGCGCCCGGCTCCGGCCAGCGAGGATGTTCTCGACCTCGACGAGGAAGACGAATCGCACGACGAGCCCGCACCCGTGATCCCGACCGAAGAAGAGCTGGTTTCGGCCGCGAGCGCCGATGCCGCGCGCCAGTCGCTCGAAGCGTTGACCGCTGCGGTCGCACCGGCTGTGACGGCAACCGCCCCGGCTCCCGCCGCCGGCGGGCGTACGATGGAAGAGGTCGTGCTCGAAGCGCTGCGCCCGATGCTCAGGGACTGGCTCGACACCAACCTGCCGTCGATGGTCGAGGCGATGGTGGCCAAGGAAATCAGCCGGATCACCGGCAAGAAATTCTGA
- the nudC gene encoding NAD(+) diphosphatase, whose translation MPLPLGFTGARLDRADQLRTDPEAFAAATADPRATCLAMDGIDPVPGERGGLVWEPLDPSDERALMLLGLDDTGAPRFVRAPAPGARIDARSRTVMQLLPMLSPEEAALYGGARSLVDWHARHGFCAVCSAPTEIFRGGWGRKCGQCNAEHFPRVDPVVIMLAEHDGRVLVGRQPGFPPGFFSALAGFVEPGESLEEAVARELFEEAGIEVTDVTYVASQPWPFPSSLMIGCRAVARDPALTIDTTELEAAMWVDRVEVRAALGGEMGASFMAPPPLAIARYLLEDWAK comes from the coding sequence ATGCCGTTGCCGCTCGGTTTCACCGGCGCGCGGCTCGACCGCGCCGACCAGCTTCGCACCGATCCCGAGGCGTTCGCTGCGGCAACGGCCGATCCGCGCGCGACCTGTCTCGCGATGGACGGGATCGATCCGGTGCCGGGCGAGCGGGGTGGTCTGGTCTGGGAGCCGCTCGATCCGTCGGATGAGCGGGCGCTGATGCTGCTCGGTCTCGATGATACGGGGGCGCCGCGATTCGTTCGCGCCCCGGCACCCGGGGCACGCATTGACGCGCGCTCGCGCACGGTCATGCAGCTCCTCCCGATGCTGTCGCCCGAGGAGGCGGCGCTCTATGGCGGCGCGCGCAGCCTTGTCGACTGGCACGCACGGCATGGCTTCTGTGCGGTCTGCTCGGCACCGACGGAGATTTTCCGCGGCGGCTGGGGGCGGAAGTGCGGCCAGTGCAACGCCGAACATTTCCCGCGCGTCGATCCGGTCGTGATCATGCTCGCCGAACATGACGGCCGCGTCCTCGTCGGACGCCAGCCGGGCTTTCCGCCGGGCTTCTTCTCGGCGCTCGCGGGCTTTGTCGAGCCCGGCGAATCGCTCGAGGAGGCGGTCGCGCGCGAATTGTTCGAGGAGGCGGGAATCGAGGTGACCGACGTCACCTACGTGGCGAGCCAGCCCTGGCCCTTTCCCTCGTCGCTGATGATCGGTTGCCGAGCGGTCGCGCGCGATCCCGCGCTCACGATCGACACGACCGAACTCGAAGCCGCGATGTGGGTCGACCGCGTCGAGGTCCGCGCGGCGCTCGGCGGTGAAATGGGCGCCAGCTTCATGGCGCCGCCGCCGCTGGCGATCGCGCGCTATCTATTGGAGGATTGGGCGAAATAA
- a CDS encoding serine hydrolase domain-containing protein, with protein sequence MNMMVSRRGLLGGIALGGAGALLPGAAFAFKADGAALYPSTYGFIKGFVDRRELAGTLAAIGKGQDAPDIFGAGTQAMDSAKAVDGDTLWRLYSMTKPVTGIAAMILIEEGKLRLDQPIADILPAFAKMKVQNTPDGSLTDVRDAKTAITVRHLLTHTAGLGYGIVQKGPLRDAYNEQGILGGQVSRLPIPGFPPATPAPNLAAFADRLAKLPLVYEPGTRWSYSVGLDLMGRVIEVVSGQPFDAFLKARIFDPLGMKSTGFQVAAADAGRLTTNYAPFNGALLPIDPATSSIYLDKPPIPYGGGGLVSSARDYDRFLAMLLGEGETGGVRILKPETARLAMSNLLPAGADTKGTFVEGEGFGAGGRVSLPTSITGEGIFGWGGAAGTIAFVDRKRGYRVGGYAQYMPSEALPFQSGFGKAFFADMLAR encoded by the coding sequence ATGAACATGATGGTTTCGCGCCGGGGACTGCTGGGCGGCATCGCGCTCGGCGGCGCGGGAGCGCTGCTGCCGGGCGCGGCTTTCGCGTTCAAGGCCGACGGTGCGGCGCTCTATCCCTCGACCTATGGCTTTATCAAAGGCTTCGTCGACCGGCGGGAGCTTGCCGGAACGCTTGCTGCGATCGGCAAGGGACAGGATGCTCCCGACATCTTCGGCGCCGGCACGCAGGCGATGGATTCGGCAAAGGCGGTCGATGGCGACACGCTGTGGCGGCTCTATTCGATGACCAAGCCGGTGACCGGTATCGCCGCGATGATCCTGATCGAGGAAGGCAAGCTGAGGCTTGACCAGCCGATCGCCGACATCCTGCCCGCCTTCGCGAAGATGAAGGTGCAGAACACCCCCGACGGTTCGCTGACCGATGTGCGCGATGCGAAGACCGCGATCACGGTCCGCCATCTGCTGACGCACACCGCGGGTCTCGGCTATGGAATCGTCCAGAAGGGGCCGCTCCGCGACGCCTATAACGAGCAGGGCATTCTCGGCGGGCAGGTAAGCCGCTTGCCGATCCCGGGCTTCCCGCCGGCAACCCCCGCGCCGAATCTTGCCGCCTTCGCCGATCGACTGGCCAAGCTGCCGCTGGTCTATGAACCGGGTACGCGCTGGAGCTATTCGGTGGGGCTCGACCTGATGGGGCGCGTGATCGAGGTCGTTTCGGGGCAACCGTTCGACGCGTTCCTGAAGGCACGCATCTTCGATCCGCTCGGCATGAAGAGCACGGGCTTTCAGGTTGCCGCCGCCGATGCGGGACGGCTCACCACCAACTATGCCCCCTTCAACGGGGCGCTGCTGCCGATCGATCCCGCGACCAGCTCGATCTATCTCGACAAGCCGCCGATTCCCTATGGCGGCGGCGGCCTCGTCTCGAGCGCGCGCGATTACGACCGCTTCCTTGCGATGCTGCTCGGCGAAGGTGAGACCGGCGGCGTTCGCATCCTCAAGCCCGAAACGGCGCGGCTTGCGATGTCGAATCTGCTTCCGGCGGGTGCCGACACCAAGGGTACGTTCGTCGAGGGCGAAGGCTTCGGCGCCGGCGGGCGCGTATCGCTGCCGACCTCGATCACCGGCGAGGGCATTTTCGGCTGGGGCGGCGCGGCGGGGACGATCGCGTTCGTCGACCGCAAGCGCGGCTACCGCGTCGGCGGCTACGCGCAATATATGCCCTCCGAAGCGCTCCCGTTCCAGAGCGGTTTCGGCAAGGCCTTCTTCGCCGACATGCTGGCGCGCTGA
- a CDS encoding A/G-specific adenine glycosylase yields the protein MSVQPSDSFPDRLLGWYDRSARVLPWRIPPGSDAVPDPYRVWMAEIMLQQTTVAAVAGYFERFTARWPTVADLAAADDADVMAAWAGLGYYARARNLLACARAVVDEHDGRFPETEAGLRALPGVGDYTAASVAAIAFGRSSVVIDANIERVMARHLLIETPLPVAKREIRAELAPLVPPDRPGDFAQALMDLGATVCTPRSPACGICPVMADCRARGRADIERLPVKPPRKARPQRHGLAYWIEKDDAIWLVRRPDKGMLGGMRALPGGDWGDTPPAESGIVQVDHGFTHFDLRLTLVARESEHAAGEGEWWPLSALDAAGLPTLYRKLTDRMRERIA from the coding sequence GTGAGCGTCCAGCCGTCCGACTCTTTCCCCGACCGTCTGCTCGGCTGGTACGACCGCTCGGCGCGCGTCCTGCCATGGCGCATTCCGCCTGGCAGCGATGCGGTGCCCGACCCCTATCGCGTCTGGATGGCGGAAATCATGCTCCAGCAGACGACTGTCGCGGCGGTCGCGGGCTATTTCGAGCGCTTCACGGCACGCTGGCCGACCGTCGCCGATCTGGCGGCAGCGGACGATGCCGACGTCATGGCGGCATGGGCGGGGCTTGGCTATTACGCCCGGGCGCGCAATCTACTCGCCTGCGCGCGGGCGGTCGTGGATGAGCATGACGGGCGGTTTCCCGAGACCGAAGCGGGGCTGCGCGCGCTTCCCGGTGTCGGTGACTATACCGCCGCATCGGTCGCGGCGATCGCCTTCGGCCGCTCTTCGGTGGTGATCGACGCCAATATCGAGCGCGTCATGGCGCGCCACCTGTTGATCGAAACCCCGCTTCCCGTGGCGAAACGTGAAATTCGCGCCGAACTCGCGCCGCTTGTCCCCCCGGACCGCCCGGGCGATTTCGCGCAGGCACTGATGGATCTCGGTGCGACTGTCTGTACGCCACGCAGCCCCGCGTGCGGCATCTGTCCGGTCATGGCCGACTGCCGCGCGCGCGGACGCGCAGACATCGAAAGGCTGCCGGTGAAGCCCCCCAGGAAGGCGAGGCCGCAGCGCCATGGTCTGGCGTACTGGATCGAGAAGGATGATGCGATCTGGCTTGTCCGTCGCCCCGACAAGGGCATGCTTGGCGGGATGCGTGCGCTGCCCGGCGGCGACTGGGGCGATACGCCGCCCGCCGAGTCCGGGATCGTTCAGGTCGACCATGGTTTCACCCATTTCGACCTTCGCCTGACTTTGGTCGCACGCGAAAGCGAGCATGCCGCAGGGGAAGGCGAATGGTGGCCGCTTTCGGCGCTTGACGCGGCCGGATTGCCGACGCTCTATCGAAAATTGACCGACAGGATGCGGGAGAGAATAGCATGA
- a CDS encoding DciA family protein encodes MAKADTPEGESPKKKARKKPDAKPYERPRGGEARSIADLVPEIGRTAFRKFGFIQSSVVSRWREIVGDRLADVTQPAMIRFPAGQKAGGTLHLTISGAHAPMLQHVAPDIIAAVNRFFGYAAIATVRMTHGQVTPAPAVQPPAMLKPVPAELGDSLRDIGDPELRTVLERMAAGLASAPKIPRIS; translated from the coding sequence ATGGCGAAAGCGGACACTCCCGAAGGCGAAAGCCCGAAGAAGAAGGCAAGGAAAAAGCCCGACGCGAAGCCGTACGAGCGGCCACGCGGCGGCGAGGCGCGCTCGATCGCCGACCTCGTCCCCGAAATCGGCCGCACCGCCTTTCGCAAATTCGGCTTCATCCAGTCGTCGGTGGTCAGCCGCTGGCGCGAGATCGTCGGCGACCGCCTCGCCGACGTCACCCAGCCCGCGATGATCCGCTTTCCCGCGGGACAAAAAGCGGGCGGCACGCTGCACCTGACGATCAGCGGCGCGCATGCCCCGATGCTCCAGCATGTCGCGCCGGACATCATCGCCGCGGTCAACCGCTTCTTCGGCTATGCTGCGATCGCCACGGTACGCATGACGCACGGCCAGGTTACCCCGGCACCCGCCGTTCAGCCCCCGGCAATGCTGAAACCTGTACCCGCCGAACTGGGGGATAGCCTGCGCGATATCGGCGATCCGGAACTGCGTACCGTGCTCGAACGCATGGCGGCAGGGCTGGCGTCGGCGCCCAAAATTCCCAGAATAAGCTAG
- a CDS encoding thioredoxin domain-containing protein, whose product MSAIRVAILSIAALAGSALAIGAAAAPAKPALWSANISITPIGAHLVGNPNAKVRMVEYFSYTCSHCADFSKLGDLPLKAQYIDKGLVLFEYRNLVRDPVDMTAALLARCGTVGAFAGNHRAIFAAQPVWLDKVVKASDAQKTSWYQGTTGQRARKIAADTGLFAVMQKRGYTAAALNACLDSEVAQAEITGMTNIALNADRVRGTPAFFINGREAGVTAWPAVKTKLDAALKGS is encoded by the coding sequence ATGTCCGCAATCCGTGTCGCCATTCTTTCCATCGCCGCGCTGGCTGGCAGCGCCCTTGCGATCGGCGCCGCGGCTGCCCCTGCCAAGCCCGCGCTCTGGTCGGCAAACATTTCGATCACCCCGATCGGCGCCCATCTGGTCGGCAATCCGAATGCCAAGGTCAGGATGGTCGAATATTTCAGCTACACATGCAGCCATTGCGCCGACTTTTCGAAGCTCGGCGACCTGCCGCTCAAGGCGCAATATATCGACAAGGGCCTCGTTCTCTTCGAATATCGCAACCTCGTCCGCGATCCGGTGGACATGACCGCCGCACTGCTCGCGCGCTGCGGCACGGTCGGAGCCTTTGCCGGCAATCACCGCGCAATCTTTGCCGCGCAGCCGGTGTGGCTCGACAAGGTGGTGAAAGCGTCCGACGCGCAAAAGACGAGCTGGTACCAGGGCACGACCGGCCAGCGCGCCCGCAAGATCGCTGCTGATACCGGGCTTTTCGCGGTGATGCAGAAGCGCGGCTATACGGCCGCCGCCCTCAATGCCTGCCTCGACAGCGAGGTCGCGCAGGCCGAAATCACCGGCATGACCAACATCGCGCTAAACGCCGACCGGGTCCGCGGCACCCCTGCCTTCTTCATCAATGGCCGCGAGGCCGGTGTCACCGCCTGGCCGGCGGTGAAAACGAAACTCGACGCAGCGCTGAAGGGCTCGTAA
- a CDS encoding thioredoxin domain-containing protein → MTKSPLRILFLSSLGALALAGCGESKTDPSKEQDVIAKVGAPAGKSWSATVSKTADGGYVMGNPDAPIKIIEFASLTCSHCADFSKESHEEIKRDFIDTGRVSLELRNFIRDPLDASAAAIIHCAPVDRYFPLAENVFASQEELFAGAQGNPSGGEAAMKLSPAQRFPALAKAWKLDTFFQSRGLTADQINTCLGNLDNITTLEKNTNAAAEKYTIQGTPTFVINGQVAEGIAAWGPLRDRLRTMGAR, encoded by the coding sequence ATGACCAAATCCCCCCTGCGCATCCTCTTCCTCTCCTCGCTCGGCGCCCTCGCGCTCGCGGGCTGCGGCGAAAGCAAGACCGACCCCAGCAAGGAACAGGACGTCATCGCCAAGGTCGGGGCGCCCGCGGGCAAGAGCTGGTCGGCAACGGTCAGCAAGACCGCCGACGGCGGCTATGTGATGGGCAACCCCGACGCCCCGATCAAGATCATCGAGTTCGCGTCGCTGACCTGTTCGCATTGCGCCGATTTCTCGAAGGAAAGCCACGAAGAGATCAAGCGCGACTTCATCGACACCGGCCGCGTCAGCCTCGAGCTCCGCAATTTCATCCGCGACCCGCTCGACGCCTCGGCGGCGGCGATCATCCATTGCGCACCGGTCGACCGCTATTTCCCGCTCGCCGAGAATGTTTTCGCGTCGCAGGAAGAGCTGTTCGCGGGCGCGCAGGGCAACCCCTCGGGCGGCGAAGCCGCGATGAAGCTCTCTCCCGCACAGCGCTTCCCCGCGCTCGCCAAGGCGTGGAAGCTCGACACCTTCTTCCAGTCGCGCGGTCTCACCGCCGACCAGATCAACACCTGCCTCGGCAACCTCGACAATATCACGACGCTGGAAAAGAACACCAACGCCGCGGCCGAGAAATACACGATCCAGGGTACACCGACCTTCGTGATCAACGGCCAGGTTGCCGAAGGTATCGCCGCCTGGGGTCCGCTGCGCGATCGCCTGCGCACGATGGGTGCCCGGTAA